From Leptospira sp. WS58.C1, one genomic window encodes:
- a CDS encoding TraY domain-containing protein, translating into MPCKRSDRSKCGEAQARVAKQARSAAEAPKVRRCKPWV; encoded by the coding sequence TTGCCCTGCAAACGAAGTGACAGAAGCAAATGTGGCGAAGCCCAAGCGAGAGTTGCGAAGCAAGCTCGAAGCGCTGCGGAAGCACCGAAAGTTAGGCGCTGTAAACCTTGGGTTTAA
- a CDS encoding tyrosine-type recombinase/integrase, with protein sequence MGALKDKMILDMRLRGYSENTIELYTDCMTRLAKEYMISPLKLKPKQVYDFFIKMKENKASTAYLRILYSAIKLFYKIENKTYMTKAISLPREVRKAPIVMNKSEVELFLSECRSLQERTIFSLLYSSGIRGSELTNLRIADIDFERKTIFISKSKTRKQRYTILSDQAATLVKNYMMTYQPKEILFYGFKNKNSHISMRCLQATFQRIAKRAGIKKKVQVHTFRHSFATHLMEMGSNLVYIQKLLGHSFFSSTLIYLHADSSTYLKTASPLESINLKHFGSFGNQNQRSFDFAV encoded by the coding sequence ATGGGTGCATTAAAAGACAAAATGATTTTAGACATGAGACTAAGAGGATATAGTGAAAACACAATCGAATTATATACTGATTGCATGACTCGTCTAGCAAAAGAATATATGATATCACCTTTAAAGTTAAAGCCTAAACAGGTCTATGATTTCTTTATCAAGATGAAAGAAAATAAAGCTTCAACAGCGTATTTACGTATTCTCTACAGCGCAATCAAACTCTTTTATAAAATTGAGAATAAAACATATATGACTAAGGCAATTTCCTTACCTAGGGAAGTAAGAAAGGCACCTATTGTCATGAATAAATCTGAAGTAGAATTATTTCTTTCTGAATGTAGGTCACTACAAGAGCGAACTATATTTTCCCTACTGTATTCTTCCGGAATTAGAGGAAGTGAATTAACAAATCTAAGAATAGCAGATATAGATTTTGAAAGAAAAACAATCTTTATCTCAAAATCAAAAACAAGAAAACAAAGATATACAATTTTATCCGATCAAGCCGCCACTTTAGTGAAAAATTATATGATGACCTATCAACCTAAAGAAATCCTTTTCTATGGATTTAAAAATAAGAATTCACACATTAGTATGAGATGTTTACAAGCGACATTTCAAAGAATTGCCAAAAGAGCCGGGATAAAAAAGAAAGTTCAAGTTCATACATTTAGGCATTCATTCGCTACTCATCTCATGGAAATGGGAAGCAATTTAGTCTATATTCAAAAGCTTCTTGGGCACAGCTTTTTCTCTAGCACTTTAATCTATTTACATGCAGATTCAAGTACATACCTAAAAACAGCTAGCCCACTGGAGTCAATAAATCTGAAACATTTCGGATCCTTTGGAAATCAAAACCAAAGATCCTTCGATTTTGCCGTGTAA
- a CDS encoding helix-turn-helix domain-containing protein — translation MKLKTKDFDLLLNKELKNKDFKKEYDALSNEFTLAKEIIKLRKKRNLTQKDLAKKIGTSQPAIARIESGNYRNLSLSFINRLAKALDAEPVIHLKSKGA, via the coding sequence ATGAAACTTAAAACTAAAGACTTTGATTTGCTTCTAAATAAAGAACTGAAGAACAAAGATTTTAAGAAAGAGTATGATGCTCTTTCCAATGAATTCACTCTTGCTAAAGAAATTATTAAACTTCGTAAGAAACGAAATTTAACTCAAAAAGATTTAGCGAAAAAAATAGGGACTTCTCAGCCAGCAATTGCAAGAATTGAGTCTGGAAATTATAGAAACTTATCCCTATCTTTTATTAATCGTCTAGCTAAAGCCTTAGATGCAGAGCCTGTTATTCATTTAAAAAGTAAAGGCGCTTAG
- a CDS encoding putative toxin-antitoxin system toxin component, PIN family, with the protein MKIVLDTNVLYQALRAESGASRAILKLIFDQKIKLSVSTPVFKEYEEVLKRDTSKKDLGIKDKDIKKILSFIAYVGFAQTIYYSFRPNLRDEDDNHFVELAIASNADYLVTSNIKDYLVGSNLKFEDLKVVTPSEFMKLWREKNED; encoded by the coding sequence TTGAAAATTGTCTTAGATACTAATGTTTTATACCAAGCCTTACGGGCTGAATCAGGAGCTTCTCGGGCAATTTTAAAATTAATCTTTGATCAGAAGATCAAGCTTAGTGTATCAACTCCTGTATTTAAAGAATACGAAGAAGTGTTGAAAAGAGATACTTCTAAAAAGGATTTGGGAATCAAAGATAAGGATATTAAGAAAATTCTAAGTTTTATTGCATATGTAGGTTTTGCTCAGACGATTTATTATTCATTTCGCCCGAATTTGCGAGATGAGGATGATAATCACTTTGTCGAACTTGCTATTGCCTCGAATGCGGATTACTTAGTAACAAGCAATATTAAAGATTATCTAGTTGGTAGTAATTTAAAATTTGAAGATTTGAAAGTTGTTACACCATCTGAATTTATGAAGTTATGGAGGGAAAAGAATGAAGACTAA
- a CDS encoding DUF433 domain-containing protein, producing MSSNLLNRITLNPEVCHGKPTIRNQRYTVELILDLLSSGMSEDEIIADYPSIEKDDILACLEYASNLVKVKSIYKASA from the coding sequence GTGAGCTCAAATTTATTAAATCGGATTACTCTCAACCCCGAAGTGTGCCATGGAAAGCCTACTATTAGAAACCAAAGGTATACTGTTGAGCTGATACTTGATCTTTTATCTTCCGGAATGAGTGAAGATGAGATTATTGCTGATTACCCATCTATAGAAAAAGACGATATCTTAGCTTGCCTCGAATATGCTTCGAATTTAGTAAAAGTTAAATCAATATATAAAGCTTCTGCATGA
- a CDS encoding DUF2716 domain-containing protein, producing the protein MRPSLQASPHLLLSLRLHWQTRAIANVGAPRSLGVIHHKNLFKMENWIPLTEDEYEEAWHLFESKYQFKPSIYEKDWPSIQVLNEDYLSYYLTSTWDETEEFDRICSIVFKNITSSDEYLYVLDWNHECFMFCPHLPNGSVEWVIPFYPDGDYYIFFPKDMRWCYFGHPWERSVTLIGIDLINEFKKNKPSIFGKILRKR; encoded by the coding sequence ATGCGACCCTCGCTCCAGGCTTCGCCACATTTGCTTCTGTCACTTCGTTTGCATTGGCAAACTCGTGCCATCGCAAACGTCGGAGCACCTCGGTCGTTAGGCGTAATTCATCATAAAAATTTATTTAAAATGGAAAATTGGATTCCCTTAACTGAGGATGAGTATGAAGAGGCATGGCATCTCTTTGAGTCAAAATATCAATTTAAGCCTAGTATCTATGAAAAAGATTGGCCAAGCATACAGGTATTAAATGAAGATTATCTATCTTACTATTTAACAAGTACATGGGACGAAACCGAAGAATTTGATCGTATCTGTTCGATTGTTTTTAAAAATATAACAAGCTCCGATGAATATCTTTATGTTTTAGACTGGAACCATGAATGCTTCATGTTTTGCCCTCATCTTCCGAATGGGTCTGTCGAATGGGTTATTCCATTTTATCCTGATGGAGATTATTATATTTTCTTTCCGAAAGACATGAGATGGTGCTATTTCGGACATCCGTGGGAGAGATCAGTTACTTTAATTGGCATTGATTTGATTAACGAATTTAAAAAGAATAAACCAAGTATTTTTGGTAAAATTCTTAGAAAGAGATGA
- a CDS encoding type II toxin-antitoxin system PemK/MazF family toxin — protein MIRGEIWWVDLGIPFGSEPGFKRPVLIVQDDSFNESNINTVIVVSITSNLNLAEAPGNVLLSKKDSNLSKESVVNVSQIVTLDRERFLDKVGKLKSSKMADVEEGLKLVIGLN, from the coding sequence ATGATTCGTGGTGAGATTTGGTGGGTGGATTTAGGAATTCCATTTGGTAGTGAGCCAGGCTTTAAACGTCCAGTTTTAATTGTACAAGATGATTCTTTTAATGAGAGTAATATTAATACAGTAATTGTTGTATCAATTACATCGAATTTAAATTTAGCTGAAGCTCCGGGTAATGTACTATTATCAAAGAAAGATTCCAATCTTTCAAAAGAGTCAGTTGTAAATGTATCTCAGATAGTAACTTTAGATAGGGAAAGATTTCTTGATAAAGTTGGTAAATTGAAATCAAGCAAGATGGCTGATGTTGAAGAAGGATTAAAGTTAGTTATAGGCCTCAATTAA
- a CDS encoding type II toxin-antitoxin system RelE/ParE family toxin, whose product MKFKVQLLEPAEDFLLKLENKLKAKAFRTIELLAEFGPELREPFSKKIQGYAGLFELRIKQGSNICRLFYFFEKGRVVIITSGFVKKDQKTDKDELTKAFKLMKTYKGDGHET is encoded by the coding sequence GTGAAGTTCAAAGTCCAGCTTTTGGAACCCGCAGAAGATTTCTTATTAAAACTGGAGAATAAACTAAAAGCGAAGGCATTCCGAACAATTGAATTGTTAGCAGAATTTGGACCTGAACTTCGAGAACCCTTTTCTAAAAAGATTCAAGGCTACGCAGGCTTGTTCGAATTAAGAATCAAACAAGGTTCTAATATTTGTAGATTATTCTACTTTTTTGAGAAGGGCAGAGTTGTCATAATAACTTCTGGTTTTGTTAAGAAAGATCAAAAGACCGATAAAGATGAATTAACAAAAGCTTTCAAATTAATGAAAACTTATAAGGGAGATGGGCATGAAACTTAA
- a CDS encoding toxin-antitoxin system HicB family antitoxin, translating to MKTKASVLTIRIPSELKHKIERVAEEQGVSINQLALYAFTKEIQDMETSQYFEKYYKGKSKKQIFSDFREVLSTIKSKGSVPDWDKL from the coding sequence ATGAAGACTAAAGCAAGTGTTTTAACGATCCGGATTCCCTCTGAGCTAAAGCATAAAATTGAAAGAGTAGCGGAAGAACAGGGTGTATCAATAAATCAATTAGCTTTATATGCTTTTACGAAAGAAATTCAAGACATGGAGACTTCTCAATATTTTGAAAAATATTATAAAGGTAAAAGTAAGAAGCAAATTTTCTCTGACTTCCGTGAAGTTCTTTCTACGATAAAAAGCAAGGGATCCGTTCCGGACTGGGACAAATTATAA
- a CDS encoding DUF5615 family PIN-like protein: protein MKFFIDAQLPYSLVNLFKEKNFEVFHTEHLPLGNKTSDSDIISYCDSNGLILITKDSDFLDSYLIRKKPRKLLIVTTGNIKNKELFLLFNQFLSKIAEEFDDSDWLELSNEGLIVHQD, encoded by the coding sequence ATGAAGTTCTTTATTGATGCTCAACTTCCATATAGCTTAGTTAATCTATTCAAAGAAAAGAATTTTGAAGTATTTCATACTGAGCATCTTCCGTTAGGGAATAAAACGTCTGATTCAGATATAATTTCCTATTGCGATTCAAATGGTTTAATTTTAATCACGAAGGATTCAGATTTCTTAGATTCTTATCTTATAAGAAAGAAACCCCGTAAACTATTGATAGTGACTACAGGAAATATAAAGAATAAAGAGCTATTTTTGCTATTTAATCAATTCTTATCGAAAATTGCAGAAGAGTTCGATGATAGTGATTGGTTAGAATTATCTAACGAAGGTTTAATAGTTCATCAGGATTAA
- a CDS encoding HigA family addiction module antitoxin, with protein sequence MKKWIKNPHPGDILNEEFLRPLGLSAYQLYKDTGIPQSRLSEIMHGKRSISANYALKLGKYFDLPPQFWLGLQNDYDLLEAERKIHSQLSKIKKYTAKNNSAKKVKTPSVA encoded by the coding sequence ATGAAGAAATGGATTAAAAACCCGCATCCGGGAGATATATTAAATGAAGAGTTCCTTAGGCCTTTAGGTTTAAGTGCGTATCAACTTTATAAGGATACTGGAATTCCACAATCTCGGCTAAGTGAAATCATGCATGGCAAACGAAGCATTTCCGCTAATTATGCTTTAAAATTGGGTAAATATTTTGATCTTCCACCTCAATTTTGGTTAGGATTGCAGAATGATTATGATCTTTTAGAGGCTGAGAGAAAGATTCATAGTCAATTATCTAAAATTAAGAAATACACAGCTAAAAATAATTCAGCGAAGAAAGTTAAAACGCCATCCGTGGCTTAA
- a CDS encoding type II toxin-antitoxin system VapC family toxin, which produces MKNVALVDSGPIIALFNSSDDYHKPIFKFLKGFRGSLFTTWPVITEVIYLLSFSIDAQSDFLEWIERGSLQILDITLDDLKYIKSRMQKYSDLPMDLADASLMCIAEREGIYNIISIDSDFSIYKTLKGKYLINLYKN; this is translated from the coding sequence ATGAAGAACGTCGCACTCGTTGATTCTGGTCCAATTATAGCATTATTCAATTCTTCAGATGATTATCATAAGCCAATCTTTAAATTTCTAAAAGGCTTTAGAGGTTCCTTATTTACCACCTGGCCAGTGATAACTGAGGTAATTTATTTGCTTTCGTTTTCAATAGATGCTCAATCAGACTTTTTAGAATGGATAGAACGAGGGAGTCTGCAGATTTTAGATATAACATTGGATGATCTGAAATATATCAAAAGCCGGATGCAAAAATATTCTGATTTACCGATGGATCTGGCAGATGCATCTTTAATGTGTATTGCAGAGAGAGAAGGAATCTATAATATTATCAGCATAGATTCCGACTTTTCTATTTATAAGACTCTCAAAGGTAAATATCTAATAAACTTATATAAGAATTAG
- a CDS encoding type II toxin-antitoxin system RelE/ParE family toxin, translating to MINNSQSVENLKSPPGNKLELLSGNRKGQYSIRINDQWRICFRWHEQDAYDVEIVDYH from the coding sequence ATGATCAACAACTCTCAAAGTGTTGAAAATCTAAAATCGCCCCCAGGTAATAAATTAGAGTTACTTTCAGGAAATAGAAAAGGGCAGTATAGTATAAGAATAAACGATCAATGGCGAATCTGTTTTCGATGGCATGAACAAGATGCCTATGACGTTGAAATTGTTGATTATCATTAA
- a CDS encoding type II toxin-antitoxin system HicA family toxin translates to MLKLYEKEGWEVLRQKGSHVMVGKGIDRETIPMHKELKKGLEAALLKHLRESKE, encoded by the coding sequence ATGCTCAAACTGTATGAAAAGGAAGGCTGGGAAGTCCTAAGACAAAAAGGTAGTCATGTGATGGTTGGGAAAGGAATAGATCGTGAAACGATTCCAATGCATAAAGAATTAAAAAAGGGCCTTGAAGCAGCTTTATTGAAACATTTGCGTGAAAGCAAGGAGTAG
- a CDS encoding ChpI protein translates to MKTAVSIPDDLFKTAEKTAKRLGIPRSQLFAKALEEFIQLHSKESVTERLNKIYLNEKGSLEENISNLSVESLRKSLKNDSW, encoded by the coding sequence ATGAAGACTGCTGTTTCAATTCCTGATGATTTATTCAAAACTGCAGAGAAGACCGCGAAAAGATTAGGGATTCCTAGAAGTCAGCTTTTTGCCAAGGCATTAGAAGAATTTATTCAATTACATAGTAAAGAATCCGTCACGGAGAGATTAAATAAAATCTATCTCAATGAGAAGGGCAGTTTGGAAGAAAATATTTCTAATTTATCTGTCGAATCTCTTCGTAAGAGTTTAAAGAATGATTCGTGGTGA
- a CDS encoding ribbon-helix-helix protein, CopG family, producing MISLRIPPDLERKLDSFAKSKGKSRSEIVKESILEYIKNHSSNKSPFELGEDLFGKYSANNQKLAQNRKSVLNKALKDKNEERRTR from the coding sequence GTGATCAGTTTAAGAATACCGCCAGATTTAGAGAGAAAGTTGGACTCCTTCGCGAAATCTAAAGGAAAAAGTCGTTCCGAGATCGTAAAAGAATCGATTCTTGAATATATAAAGAATCATAGTTCTAACAAATCTCCTTTTGAGTTAGGTGAAGATCTATTCGGTAAATATTCAGCTAATAATCAGAAATTAGCTCAGAATAGAAAGAGTGTCTTAAATAAAGCATTAAAGGATAAGAATGAAGAACGTCGCACTCGTTGA